One window from the genome of Oncorhynchus gorbuscha isolate QuinsamMale2020 ecotype Even-year linkage group LG14, OgorEven_v1.0, whole genome shotgun sequence encodes:
- the LOC123995131 gene encoding 24-hydroxycholesterol 7-alpha-hydroxylase, translated as MDVITLVLFLVVLAISAHLLFAGNDPNAPPCIKGWIPWFGVAFEFGKSPLTFIAQARDKYGPVFTVVAAGKRLTFVTLHEDFRTFFMSKDVDFEQAVQEPVHNTASISKESFYKFHPACNTLIKSRLTPGNVAHLTDHLCEEFNDHLETLGDQGSGGLNELVRAVMYPAVMSNLLGKYNSPGSPFTMEQFKEKFAIYDEGFEYGSQLPDMFLREWASSKCWLLSLLGNMVVKAEDDETSSESGNRTLLQHLVTLITDKFLPNYGLLMLWASLANAIPITFWAVAFILSNPTVYQTAMEQINAALKDQDTRKTKVTAEELQQMPYVKWCILEAIRLRAPGAITRRVVRPLMIQNYIIPPGDLLMVSPYWAHRNPHYFPEPEEFKPERWDKADLVKNVFLEGFVAFGGGRNQCPGRWYALMELHMFAALILFKYDVTLMDPLPKPSNLHLVGTQQPETPCAVQYRHR; from the exons ATGGACGTTATAACGTTGGTACTGTTTCTGGTTGTCTTGGCTATTTCTGCGCATCTTTTATTTGCGGGAAATGATCCAAATGCTCCACCATGCATAAAAGGATGGATCCCCTGGTTTGGTGTGGCATTCGAGTTTGGGAAATCTCCGCTGACTTTCATAGCTCAAGCCAGAGATAAG TATGGACCTGTCTTCACTGTTGTTGCGGCTGGCAAGCGATTGACCTTTGTGACCCTTCATGAAGACTTTCGCACATTTTTCATGTCCAAAGATGTGGATTTTGAGCAGGCAGTCCAAGAGCCTGTCCATAACACAG CTTCCATCAGCAAGGAGAGTTTCTATAAGTTCCACCCAGCATGCAACACTCTCATCAAGAGCCGTCTGACCCCAGGCAATGTGGCTCATCTGACTGACCACTTGTGTGAAGAGTTCAACGACCACCTGGAGACGCTGGGGGACCAGGGCTCTGGAGGACTCAATGAGTTGGTCAG GGCCGTAATGTACCCTGCTGTGATGAGTAACCTACTGGGGAAGTATAACTCTCCAGGAAGTCCCTTTACCATGGAGCAGTTCAAGGAGAAGTTTGCCATCTACGACGAGGGCTTTGAGTATGGCTCCCAGCTACCAGACATGTTCCTCAG GGAATGGGCCAGTTCCAAATGCTGGCTTCTGTCTCTATTGGGGAACATGGTGGTCAAAGCAGAGGATGATGAGACATCCAGTGAATCAGGCAACAGG ACGTTACTGCAACACCTTGTCACCTTAATCACAGATAAATTCCTGCCCAACTATGGATTACTGATGTTATGGGCATCGCTTGCCAATGCAATTCCA ATTACCTTCTGGGCTGTAGCCTTCATCTTGTCCAATCCCACAGTTTACCAGACAGCCATGGAGCAGATCAATGCAGCACTCAAAGACCAAG ACACCAGGAAGACCAAGGTGACCGCTGAAGAGCTGCAACAGATGCCCTATGTGAAGTGGTGCATCCTGGAAGCCATTCGGCTTCGGGCCCCTGGAGCCATCACACGCAGGGTGGTCCGACCCCTCATGATACAG AACTACATCATTCCACCAGGGGACTTGTTAATGGTGTCTCCTTACTGGGCCCATCGGAACCCACATTACTTCCCTGAACCAGAAGAGTTCAAACCG GAACGATGGGATAAGGCAGATTTAGTAAAGAATGTCTTCTTGGAAGGGTTTGTGGCATTTGGAGGAGGCCGAAACCAGTGCCCAGGAAG GTGGTATGCCCTAATGGAACTCCACATGTTTGCTGCCTTGATTCTCTTCAAGTATGATGTCACTCTCATGGACCCGTTGCCTAAACCT AGCAATCTCCATCTGGTAGGGACCCAGCAGCCTGAGACTCCCTGCGCAGTGCAGTACAGACACCGATAG